A single window of Crassostrea angulata isolate pt1a10 chromosome 8, ASM2561291v2, whole genome shotgun sequence DNA harbors:
- the LOC128158674 gene encoding protein transport protein Sec61 subunit alpha, translating to MGIKFLEFVKPFCAVLPEISKPDRKIQFREKVLWTAITLFIFLVCCQIPLFGIMSSDSADPFYWMRVIMASNRGTLMELGISPIVTSGLIMQLLAGAKIIEVGDTPKDRALFNGAQKLFAMVMTVTQAIVYVMTGMYGEPAEIGAGVCLLIIIQLFVAGLIVSLLDELLQKGYGLGSGISLFIATNICETIVWKAFSPATVNTGRGTEFEGAIIALFHLLATKNDKVRALREAFYRQNLPNLMNLLATILVFGIVIYFQGFRVDLPIKSARYRGQYSSYPIKLFYTSNIPIILQSALVSNLYLISQILATKFSGNFLINLLGVWADVGGGGPARSYPIGGLCYYLSPPETLGHVAEDPIHAVLYMFFMLGSCAFFSKTWIDVSGSSAKDVAKQLKDQQMVMRGHREQSMIHELNRYIPTAAAFGGLCIGALSVLADFLGAIGSGTGILLAVTIIYQYFEIFVKEQSEMGGMSTLLF from the exons ATGGGAA tcaAATTTCTTGAGTTCGTGAAGCCGTTTTGTGCGGTTTTACCCGAAATATCTAAACCAGATCGTAAG ATCCAATTTAGAGAAAAAGTGCTATGGACTGCCATCACCCTCTTTATCTTTTTGGTGTGCTGTCAG ATTCCCCTGTTTGGTATTATGTCCTCAGACTCGGCAGATCCCTTCTATTGGATGAGAGTCATCATGGCCTCAAATAGAG gAACTTTGATGGAGTTGGGAATCTCACCCATTGTTACATCCGGTCTCATCATGCAGCTTTTGGCTGGTGCCAAAATCATTGAAGTAGGTGACACCCCTAAGGACCGCGCCCTCTTCAACGGAGCCCAGAAAT TGTTTGCCATGGTGATGACAGTGACACAAGCCATTGTTTACGTCATGACAGGAATGTACGGCGAACCAGCAGAAATCGGAGCTGGAGTCTGTCTTCTTATCATCATCCAG TTGTTTGTGGCGGGTCTGATTGTCTCCCTGCTGGACGAGCTGCTACAGAAGGGATATGGTCTGGGCTCAGGAATCTCCCTCTTCATCGCCACCAACATCTGTGAGACCATCGTGTGGAAGGCCTTCAGCCCAGCCACTGTCAACACTGGACGAG GAACTGAATTTGAGGGAGCCATCATTGCCCTGTTCCATCTGTTGGCCACCAAGAATGACAAGGTCCGAGCCCTGAGAGAAGCTTTCTACCGACAGAACCTCCCCAACCTGATGAACCTGCTGGCCACCATCCTCGTGTTTGGCATCGTCATCTACTTCCAG GGATTCCGTGTGGACCTGCCAATCAAATCTGCCCGTTACAGGGGACAGTACAGCTCATACCCAATCAAACTCTTCTACACCTCAAATATCCCAATTATCCTGCAGTCAGCTCTTGTATCAAATCTTTACCTTATTTCACAG ATTTTGGCAACGAAATTCAGTGGAAATTTCTTGATCAACTTGCTTGGAGTTTGGGCT GATGTTGGAGGCGGCGGACCCGCTCGCTCTTACCCCATTGGAGGCCTCTGTTACTACCTGTCTCCCCCGGAGACCCTCGGCCACGTGGCAGAGGACCCGATTCATGCCGTGCTGTACATGTTCTTCATGCTCGGATCGTGTGCTTTCTTCTCCAAGACGTGGATTGATGTGTCGGGCTCTAGCGCTAAAGAC GTTGCTAAACAACTGAAGGATCAGCAGATGGTGATGAGAGGACACAGAGAACAGTCTATGATCCATGAGTTGAACCGATACATCCCCACGGCCGCAGCCTTCGGTGGTCTCTGTATCGGAGCTCTCTCTGTTCTAGCCGATTTCTTAG GCGCTATTGGAAGCGGTACTGGTATCTTATTAGCTGTAACCATTATCTACcagtattttgaaatttttgtcaaagagcAGAGCGAGATGGGTGGAATGAGCACGCTATTGTTTTAG